The following coding sequences are from one Streptomyces sp. NBC_01232 window:
- a CDS encoding GntR family transcriptional regulator, with product MTAFAPDSLVLNRKLPLWYQVSQSLRASILGRTPDASLRLPTEEQLAEHYGVSVLTMRQALKELEGEGLISRHRRRGTFIEPGALRSAPVRLLGSVDAIVAQQSGDRTTILGHGRTAVAGELLEHFPGTPEVVTYRRLRHDRESGEPTNWAENAVLPEFAEAVDLADLERWPMTKVLRDIVGVRISRITDTVEARLADPETAELLQVPLLSPILHYTGVTYDEDGRVVDVARIRYRGDRFSFTVTVDAH from the coding sequence GTGACCGCCTTCGCCCCCGACTCGCTGGTACTGAACCGGAAGCTGCCGCTCTGGTACCAGGTGTCGCAGTCACTGCGCGCCTCGATACTGGGGCGCACCCCCGACGCGTCGCTGCGCCTGCCCACCGAGGAGCAGCTCGCCGAGCACTACGGGGTGAGCGTGCTGACCATGCGCCAGGCGCTCAAGGAGCTGGAGGGCGAGGGCCTGATCAGCCGGCACCGGAGGCGCGGCACCTTCATCGAGCCGGGTGCGCTGCGCAGCGCCCCGGTCCGGCTGCTGGGCTCGGTCGACGCGATCGTGGCCCAGCAGTCGGGCGATCGCACGACGATCCTCGGCCACGGCCGGACGGCTGTGGCCGGGGAGCTGCTGGAGCACTTCCCGGGCACGCCCGAGGTGGTCACGTACCGCCGCCTGCGCCACGACCGGGAGAGCGGCGAGCCGACGAACTGGGCGGAGAACGCGGTCCTGCCGGAGTTCGCCGAGGCCGTGGACCTCGCCGATCTCGAGCGCTGGCCGATGACGAAGGTCCTGCGGGACATCGTCGGCGTCCGCATTAGCCGGATCACGGACACGGTGGAGGCGCGGCTCGCGGACCCGGAGACGGCCGAGCTGCTCCAGGTCCCGCTGCTGAGCCCGATCCTGCACTACACCGGCGTCACGTACGACGAGGACGGCCGGGTGGTGGACGTGGCCCGGATCCGCTACCGCGGCGACAGGTTCTCCTTCACGGTGACGGTCGACGCGCACTGA
- the hmgA gene encoding homogentisate 1,2-dioxygenase: MSEQARKTAEALEYLTGFGNEHSSEAVPGALPIGRNSPQRAPLGLYAEQLSGSAFTEPRTHNRRSWLYRIRPSAAHPPFTRIDNGALRSAPFTEAVPDPNRLRWNPLPAPAPGTDFLSGLWTLGGNGDAAQRAGMAIHLYAANADMTDRVFSDSDGELLIVPERGGLLLRTELGLLAARPGDMALIPRGVRFRVELLDADARGYVCENYGQPFELPNLGPIGANGLAAARDFQAPVAAYEDVERPTEVINKFCGNLWSATYDHSPLDVVAWHGSNVPYVYDMRRFNVLGSISYDHPDPSIFTVLTSPSDTPGLAGVDFVVFAPRWLVGEDTFRPPYFHRNVMSEYMGLIEGAYDAKAEGFVPGGGSLHNMMSAHGPDHETFDRASAAELKPQKIDDGLAFMFETRWPITATAQAAGADHLQRGYDDVWQGLQRHFRA, encoded by the coding sequence ATGAGCGAGCAGGCCAGGAAGACGGCAGAGGCACTGGAGTACCTCACCGGCTTCGGCAACGAGCACAGCTCGGAGGCCGTCCCCGGCGCGCTGCCGATCGGCCGGAACTCGCCGCAGCGCGCCCCCCTGGGCCTCTACGCCGAGCAGCTCAGCGGCAGCGCCTTCACCGAGCCCCGCACCCACAACCGCCGCTCGTGGCTCTACCGGATCCGCCCCTCGGCCGCCCACCCGCCCTTCACCCGGATCGACAACGGGGCCCTGCGCTCCGCGCCCTTCACCGAGGCCGTCCCGGACCCCAACCGGCTCCGCTGGAACCCGCTGCCCGCCCCGGCTCCCGGCACCGATTTCCTCTCCGGCCTGTGGACCCTCGGCGGCAACGGCGACGCCGCCCAGCGCGCCGGCATGGCCATCCACCTCTACGCCGCCAACGCCGACATGACCGACCGGGTGTTCAGCGACTCCGACGGCGAGCTGCTGATCGTCCCCGAGCGCGGCGGGCTGCTCCTGCGCACCGAGCTGGGTCTGCTCGCCGCCCGCCCGGGCGACATGGCCCTCATCCCCCGCGGCGTCCGCTTCCGCGTCGAGCTGCTGGACGCCGACGCCCGCGGCTATGTCTGCGAGAACTACGGCCAGCCCTTCGAGCTGCCGAACCTGGGCCCGATCGGCGCCAACGGCCTCGCCGCCGCGCGGGACTTCCAGGCCCCCGTGGCCGCGTACGAGGACGTCGAGCGCCCGACCGAGGTGATCAACAAGTTCTGCGGCAACCTCTGGTCGGCGACCTACGACCACTCCCCGCTCGACGTCGTCGCCTGGCACGGCAGCAACGTCCCGTACGTCTACGACATGCGCCGCTTCAACGTCCTGGGCTCGATCAGCTACGACCACCCCGACCCGTCGATCTTCACGGTCCTGACCTCGCCCTCCGACACCCCGGGCCTGGCGGGCGTCGACTTCGTGGTCTTCGCCCCGCGCTGGCTGGTCGGCGAGGACACCTTCCGCCCGCCGTACTTCCACCGCAACGTGATGAGCGAGTACATGGGTCTCATCGAGGGTGCCTACGACGCCAAGGCCGAGGGCTTCGTCCCCGGCGGCGGCTCGCTGCACAACATGATGTCCGCACACGGTCCCGACCACGAGACCTTCGACCGGGCGAGCGCCGCCGAGCTGAAGCCGCAGAAGATCGACGACGGCCTGGCCTTCATGTTCGAGACCCGCTGGCCGATCACCGCCACTGCGCAGGCGGCCGGCGCGGATCACCTCCAGCGCGGCTACGACGACGTGTGGCAGGGTCTGCAGCGCCACTTCCGCGCCTGA
- a CDS encoding right-handed parallel beta-helix repeat-containing protein — protein sequence MSWTRRFPAVPAALLAALLALLSLLVAAPAASAHEERPITLPDGSGSVPEYRTAEPDLIVCKTDRPAFERRISAFPEELRQRNLALYERCEKSGYRHLQEAVDAVDRPGMNIAILPGLYEEEPSLPKPTGECAALKAPESSLGYQILSYEQQVQCRHNQNLVAILGKTNLQIEGTGASRLDVVVDAKYQKLNAIRADKSNGIYFRNFTAQRTTFNSLYVLAGDGFVIDDVLTRWNDEYGFLTFASDHGLYKNCESYGNGDSGIYPGSASNINDGRGYEVPRYSIEITGCRSHHNMVGYSGTAGDSVWVHDNEFDQNMGGASMDSAFPGHPGLPQNHAKFERNLIHDNNQDYYRHVADGTCAKPPIERGYERGVVCPQISMPPGTGIITAGGNWNLYEGNWVYGHQRAGFFLSAVPAFIRGEEAWSKQTDTSHHNRYAGNVMGKDKSGAARPNGMDVWWDGQGRGNCWQDGPDGSTPGTVPQCGERRGAVSGASARLVGEPVKLVQLLVCADYNVQARKLPAGCDWYGSRGLERVETQLALAVAAVLLLVGGVLWWRRLRGSRLGTAATLAGLAGLALDVAGSTMPLTATFVPALALLLLGLWWTGAGLVLRADRPWLARLTLLLAGLTLLDAFDKAVLMIPWTPLSPAWVRALVAVVWVLWAVVASARPGTPAHPAGPGEDPAGDRAPVPAGPAPTLRAAAPEPPAAQDPTP from the coding sequence ATGTCGTGGACCCGCAGGTTCCCTGCCGTGCCGGCGGCGCTCCTCGCCGCCCTCCTCGCCCTCCTGTCACTCCTCGTCGCCGCGCCCGCCGCGAGCGCGCACGAGGAGCGCCCGATCACCCTTCCCGACGGCTCCGGATCGGTACCCGAGTACCGCACGGCGGAGCCCGACCTGATCGTCTGCAAGACCGACCGGCCCGCCTTCGAGCGCCGGATATCCGCCTTCCCCGAAGAGCTCAGGCAGCGCAACCTCGCCCTCTACGAGCGGTGCGAGAAGAGCGGCTACCGGCACCTGCAGGAGGCCGTCGACGCCGTCGACCGGCCCGGCATGAACATCGCGATCCTCCCCGGCCTCTACGAGGAGGAGCCCTCGCTGCCCAAGCCGACGGGGGAGTGCGCGGCGCTCAAGGCCCCCGAGTCCTCGCTCGGCTACCAGATCCTGTCCTACGAGCAGCAGGTGCAGTGCCGGCACAACCAGAACCTCGTCGCGATCCTCGGCAAGACGAACCTGCAGATCGAGGGCACGGGCGCGTCCCGCCTCGACGTGGTCGTCGACGCCAAGTACCAGAAGCTGAACGCCATCCGCGCCGACAAGTCCAACGGCATCTACTTCCGCAACTTCACCGCCCAGCGCACCACCTTCAACTCGCTGTACGTGCTCGCGGGCGACGGCTTCGTCATCGACGACGTGCTGACCCGCTGGAACGACGAGTACGGCTTCCTGACCTTCGCCAGCGACCACGGGCTCTACAAGAACTGCGAGTCGTACGGGAACGGCGACTCCGGCATCTATCCGGGCAGCGCCTCGAACATCAACGACGGCCGCGGCTACGAGGTCCCCCGCTACTCCATCGAGATCACCGGCTGCCGCAGCCACCACAACATGGTCGGGTACTCCGGCACCGCGGGCGACTCGGTGTGGGTGCACGACAACGAGTTCGACCAGAACATGGGCGGCGCCTCGATGGACAGCGCCTTCCCCGGACACCCCGGACTCCCGCAGAACCACGCCAAGTTCGAGCGGAACCTGATCCACGACAACAACCAGGACTACTACCGCCACGTCGCCGACGGCACCTGCGCCAAGCCGCCGATCGAGCGCGGCTACGAACGCGGCGTCGTCTGCCCGCAGATCTCCATGCCGCCGGGCACCGGAATCATCACCGCGGGCGGCAACTGGAACCTCTACGAGGGCAACTGGGTGTACGGCCACCAGCGCGCGGGCTTCTTCCTCAGCGCGGTGCCCGCCTTCATCCGCGGCGAAGAGGCGTGGTCGAAGCAGACGGACACCTCCCACCACAACCGCTACGCCGGAAACGTCATGGGCAAGGACAAGTCCGGTGCCGCCCGCCCCAACGGCATGGACGTGTGGTGGGACGGCCAGGGGCGCGGCAACTGCTGGCAGGACGGACCCGACGGCTCCACCCCGGGCACGGTCCCGCAGTGCGGTGAGCGCCGCGGCGCCGTCTCCGGGGCGTCCGCCCGCCTGGTCGGTGAACCGGTCAAGCTGGTCCAGCTCCTCGTCTGCGCCGACTACAACGTCCAGGCGCGCAAACTCCCGGCCGGCTGCGACTGGTACGGCTCGCGCGGCCTGGAGCGGGTGGAGACCCAGCTCGCGCTCGCCGTGGCGGCGGTACTGCTCCTGGTCGGCGGAGTCCTGTGGTGGCGCCGCCTGCGCGGCTCCCGTCTGGGCACGGCCGCCACCCTTGCCGGGCTCGCGGGCCTGGCCCTGGACGTGGCCGGCTCCACCATGCCCCTGACCGCCACCTTCGTCCCGGCGCTCGCCCTCCTCCTGCTCGGCCTGTGGTGGACCGGCGCCGGCCTGGTCCTGCGCGCCGACCGCCCCTGGCTGGCCCGCCTGACCCTGCTGCTGGCCGGGCTCACCCTGCTGGACGCCTTCGACAAGGCCGTCCTGATGATCCCCTGGACCCCCCTGAGCCCCGCCTGGGTACGGGCCCTGGTCGCCGTGGTCTGGGTCCTGTGGGCGGTGGTGGCCTCGGCCCGCCCCGGCACCCCGGCCCACCCGGCCGGCCCGGGCGAGGACCCCGCGGGCGACCGCGCCCCGGTCCCGGCAGGCCCCGCCCCGACCCTGCGCGCGGCGGCCCCCGAGCCCCCGGCGGCCCAGGACCCCACGCCGTGA
- a CDS encoding TetR/AcrR family transcriptional regulator produces MDPVPPAHSLRRTPIQQRSADRLARILDACADLLDETGYENLSTRAVALRASVPIGSVYRFFGNKRAMAIALAHRNLDRYVDGIADRLADLPATDWRPVVDAVLDEYLAMKRSVPGFALVDFGVPAPPAEGPEADPNHQVADRLTELLSAHLGLTPDATLERAVLVAVEATDALIQLAFRADPAGDPGIVAETRAMMHAYLARVLG; encoded by the coding sequence ATGGACCCCGTGCCTCCCGCCCACTCCCTGCGCCGTACGCCGATCCAGCAGCGCAGCGCCGACCGGCTCGCCCGGATCCTCGACGCCTGCGCCGACCTGCTGGACGAGACGGGGTACGAGAACCTCAGCACCCGCGCCGTGGCCCTGCGCGCCAGCGTGCCGATCGGCTCGGTCTACCGCTTCTTCGGCAACAAGCGGGCCATGGCCATCGCCCTCGCCCACCGCAACCTGGACCGCTACGTCGACGGCATCGCGGACCGGCTCGCCGACCTCCCGGCCACCGACTGGCGGCCCGTCGTGGACGCGGTACTCGACGAATACCTGGCCATGAAGCGCAGCGTTCCCGGCTTCGCCCTCGTCGACTTCGGTGTGCCCGCGCCGCCGGCCGAGGGGCCCGAGGCGGACCCCAACCACCAGGTTGCCGACCGTCTGACCGAGCTGCTCTCCGCGCACCTGGGCCTGACCCCCGACGCCACCCTCGAACGGGCCGTGCTCGTCGCCGTCGAGGCCACCGACGCGCTGATACAACTCGCCTTCCGCGCCGATCCGGCCGGGGATCCCGGCATCGTCGCCGAGACTCGCGCGATGATGCACGCCTACCTCGCCCGCGTGCTGGGCTGA
- a CDS encoding molybdopterin oxidoreductase family protein: MSRTALRICPLCEATCGLTLTVADGAVTGARGDREDVFSRGFICPKGAAFGALDSDPDRLRSPLVRRDGRLREATWEEAFDAIAAAVPAVVREYGPQSVGVVLGNPNVHTMAGALYPPLLLKALGTRNLFTASTLDQMPKHVSSGLLFGDPFAIPVPDLDRTDFLLLLGANPVESNGSLCTAPDFPGRLKALRARGGTLVVVDPRRTRTAALADRHLAPRPGSDALLLAALAHTLIEEKLAAPGALEEHSEGIGELGAALGSFTPEAVAPACDLTAAEIRTLARELAAAPAAAVYARIGSCTVEFGTLASWLVDVLNVLTGNLDRPGGALFPLSATAPAPRPAGPGKGFALGRWSSRVAGHPEVKGELPMAALAEEIETPGDGRIRVLLAIAANPVLSAPDGDRLDRALAGLDFMVSVDPYLNETSRHAHVVLPPPPPSRSAHFDFAFNGFAVRNQARYSPAALPPEEGLMDECEIHARLILAASGLHGAPPEAVDERVVADSLARAVADPHSPLHGGDPQQLSSLLTGRTGPERRLDLMLRTGPYDLTLDDLRQAPHGIDLGPLRPRLPGVLKTRSGRIELLPDPIAAELPRLRAALADRLAALVLVGRRHLRSNNSWLHNVPALTGGSNRCTLQVHPQDADRLGLVDGGRARITADGGSLEVPVEVTDAVRRGVVSLPHGWGHNRSGSRLSVAAAVPGVNVNQLLDGSRLDRLSGTAVLNGFPVELTPLP; encoded by the coding sequence ATGTCCCGCACCGCCCTGCGCATCTGTCCCCTCTGCGAAGCCACCTGCGGCCTCACCCTCACCGTCGCGGACGGCGCGGTCACCGGCGCCCGCGGTGACCGCGAGGACGTCTTCAGCCGCGGCTTCATCTGCCCCAAGGGGGCCGCGTTCGGAGCGCTCGACTCGGACCCCGACCGGTTGCGCAGCCCCCTCGTCCGCCGCGACGGCCGACTGCGGGAGGCCACCTGGGAGGAGGCGTTCGACGCCATCGCCGCCGCCGTCCCCGCCGTCGTCCGGGAGTACGGTCCCCAATCGGTCGGCGTCGTCCTCGGCAACCCGAACGTCCACACCATGGCCGGCGCCCTCTACCCGCCCCTGCTCCTCAAAGCGCTCGGCACCCGCAACCTCTTCACCGCCAGCACCCTCGACCAGATGCCCAAGCACGTGTCCAGCGGACTGCTCTTCGGTGACCCCTTCGCCATCCCCGTCCCCGACCTCGACCGGACCGACTTCCTGCTGCTCCTGGGCGCCAACCCGGTGGAATCCAACGGCTCCCTGTGCACCGCCCCCGACTTCCCGGGCCGGCTCAAGGCCCTGCGGGCCCGCGGCGGCACCCTCGTCGTCGTCGACCCGCGCCGTACGCGCACCGCCGCGCTCGCCGACCGCCACCTCGCGCCGAGGCCCGGCAGCGACGCGCTGCTGCTCGCCGCCCTCGCGCACACCCTGATCGAGGAGAAGCTCGCGGCCCCCGGCGCGCTCGAGGAACACAGCGAGGGCATCGGGGAACTCGGCGCCGCGCTCGGGAGTTTCACTCCTGAGGCCGTCGCACCCGCATGCGACCTCACGGCCGCCGAGATCCGCACCCTCGCCCGCGAGCTCGCGGCCGCGCCCGCCGCCGCCGTCTACGCGCGGATCGGCAGCTGCACCGTCGAGTTCGGCACGCTCGCGAGCTGGCTGGTCGACGTACTGAACGTCCTGACCGGCAACCTCGACCGGCCCGGCGGGGCCCTCTTCCCGCTCTCCGCGACGGCCCCCGCGCCCCGGCCCGCGGGCCCGGGCAAAGGGTTCGCCCTGGGCCGCTGGTCGAGCCGGGTGGCCGGCCACCCCGAGGTCAAGGGCGAGTTGCCCATGGCCGCGCTCGCCGAGGAGATCGAGACCCCGGGTGACGGGCGGATCCGGGTACTGCTCGCCATCGCCGCCAACCCGGTCCTGTCCGCACCCGACGGCGACCGGCTGGACCGAGCACTGGCCGGCCTCGACTTCATGGTCTCGGTCGACCCGTACCTGAACGAGACCTCACGGCACGCGCACGTCGTCCTGCCACCGCCGCCGCCCTCCCGCAGCGCCCACTTCGACTTCGCCTTCAACGGGTTCGCCGTGCGCAACCAGGCCCGCTACTCGCCCGCGGCCCTCCCGCCAGAGGAGGGGCTCATGGACGAGTGCGAGATCCACGCGCGCCTGATCCTCGCCGCTTCCGGACTGCACGGGGCACCGCCCGAGGCCGTCGACGAGCGCGTCGTCGCCGACAGCCTGGCCCGGGCCGTTGCCGACCCCCACTCACCCCTGCACGGCGGTGACCCGCAGCAGCTGAGCAGCCTGCTCACCGGCCGCACCGGACCCGAGCGGCGGCTCGACCTGATGCTGCGCACGGGCCCCTACGACCTGACCCTCGACGATCTGCGGCAGGCGCCGCACGGCATCGACCTCGGCCCGCTGCGGCCCCGGCTCCCGGGCGTGCTGAAGACCCGCAGCGGCAGGATCGAGCTGCTCCCGGACCCGATCGCGGCCGAACTCCCCAGGCTGCGCGCGGCGCTCGCCGACCGCCTCGCCGCCCTGGTGCTCGTGGGCCGCCGCCATCTGCGGTCCAACAACAGCTGGTTGCACAACGTCCCGGCCCTCACCGGAGGTTCCAACCGCTGCACCCTTCAGGTCCATCCGCAGGACGCGGACCGGCTGGGCCTCGTCGACGGAGGCCGGGCCAGGATCACCGCCGACGGCGGGAGCCTGGAGGTGCCGGTCGAGGTCACCGACGCCGTCCGCAGAGGTGTGGTGAGCCTCCCGCACGGCTGGGGTCACAACCGCTCCGGCTCGCGGCTGTCGGTCGCCGCCGCGGTGCCCGGCGTCAACGTCAACCAGCTGCTCGACGGCTCCCGGCTGGACCGGCTCTCCGGCACGGCGGTGCTCAACGGCTTCCCCGTCGAGCTCACACCCCTGCCCTGA
- a CDS encoding type ISP restriction/modification enzyme — protein MPWAVGGLRLGRDWVSAPDPASLRARWAALTGSEGAERERLFRPSRSRRPDAGAAALPGQRSAATARFADAPGPCPDPVRVLREPFDEQWLLPDQRLIDVARPELWRVRDEHQLFLALTPDPLVTAHLPAGRLGRIRPLHRRPGGTEPNLAPGLLPLLGARHGGWVTPEDVLCWVLAAGRPGPRGYEVPLAAEPARWRAGLELGHRVLTVQLRGARGGEAPRLPGGRRPYVRSAVTGWPRELAYDAEGETLSLGSGTVSPVPAGAWEYEAQGVRVLPAWFAARSAHRGPEADGLAALGPAEWPQSWTSELLALVTTLALLAELAPERAAFEPGPALTAEELRAVGVLPPPAWARRPASVLDHQEEGPGGQFALL, from the coding sequence ATGCCCTGGGCCGTGGGCGGCCTGCGCCTGGGCCGGGACTGGGTGTCCGCACCCGATCCGGCGTCCCTGCGCGCCCGCTGGGCGGCCCTGACCGGCTCCGAAGGGGCCGAGCGGGAGCGCCTGTTCCGCCCGAGCCGCAGCCGCAGGCCCGACGCCGGGGCGGCCGCCCTGCCCGGGCAGCGCTCGGCGGCCACGGCGCGTTTCGCCGACGCCCCCGGCCCCTGCCCCGACCCCGTACGGGTGCTCCGCGAGCCCTTCGACGAGCAGTGGCTGCTGCCCGACCAGCGGCTCATCGACGTCGCCCGCCCCGAGCTCTGGCGGGTCCGGGACGAGCACCAGCTGTTCCTCGCCCTGACCCCGGATCCGCTGGTCACCGCGCACCTCCCGGCCGGCCGCCTCGGCCGGATCCGGCCCCTGCACCGGCGCCCCGGCGGCACCGAGCCGAACCTCGCCCCCGGCCTGCTTCCCCTGCTGGGCGCGCGCCACGGCGGCTGGGTCACCCCCGAGGACGTCCTGTGCTGGGTCCTCGCGGCGGGCCGCCCGGGCCCGCGCGGGTACGAGGTCCCGCTCGCCGCCGAGCCCGCGCGGTGGCGGGCCGGGCTGGAGCTGGGGCACCGGGTGCTGACCGTGCAGCTGCGGGGTGCCCGCGGCGGTGAGGCGCCCCGCCTGCCCGGCGGCCGGCGCCCGTACGTCCGCTCGGCGGTCACGGGCTGGCCGCGCGAGCTCGCGTACGACGCCGAGGGCGAGACGCTGAGCCTCGGGAGCGGGACCGTGTCCCCCGTGCCGGCCGGGGCCTGGGAGTACGAGGCCCAGGGCGTGCGGGTGCTTCCGGCCTGGTTCGCCGCCCGCAGCGCGCACCGCGGCCCGGAAGCCGACGGCCTGGCGGCGCTCGGGCCCGCCGAGTGGCCGCAGAGCTGGACCTCGGAGCTCCTGGCCCTGGTGACCACGCTGGCGCTGCTGGCCGAACTGGCGCCGGAGCGAGCCGCGTTCGAGCCCGGGCCGGCGCTGACGGCCGAGGAGCTGCGCGCGGTCGGGGTGCTGCCGCCACCGGCCTGGGCCCGCCGCCCGGCCTCGGTGCTGGACCACCAGGAGGAGGGCCCGGGCGGGCAGTTCGCGCTCCTCTGA